In Pseudomonadaceae bacterium SI-3, the sequence AATATCAACTTTTGGGCATTCATTTCGTCGGTTTACCGCCTCCAGTGACCGCCTATGGTCATGCTAAGCTTCGCTCCTTTTCAAGCGGGGTCTATCGATGAAAGCGCGCATTCAGTGGGCTGGCGAGGCAATGTTCCTTGGCGAGTCCGGCAGCGGCCATGTGGTGGTCATGGATGGTCCACCAGAAAATGGTGGACGCAATCTAGGTGTCCGTCCGATGGAAATGCTCTTGCTGGGCCTCGGCGGCTGCAGCAACTTTGATGTCGTGAGCATCCTGAAAAAGTCGCGCCAGGCTGTGGAAAGCTGTGAAGCCTTTCTTGAGGCGGAGCGCGCTGATGAGGATCCGAAGGTGTTCACAAAGATCCACCTGCGCTTCGTCGTTAAGGGACGTGGATTGAAGGACGCGCAAGTCAAGCGTGCCGTGGAACTGTCTGCCGAGAAGTACTGCTCCGCCTCGATCATGCTCGGCCGCGCGGGTGTGGAAATCAGCCATGACTATGAGATCGTCGAGCTGGGCTGACGTCCGGCGAACTTCGTCGACTCGACAATGCCGGGCGCTACCGAAGCCGGCATCTGATTAGGGCTACCGGAATGGGGCCGGGCGGCATCGACCGGCATAATGCGCGCCCCGTTTTAGCGGGGCGTTTTGCTAGAACAACTCAGCCACGATCGCAAATGCGAAGAGGTGTATGCAGTCCTACACAGATACAGGGGTATCTGACGGGCACGCTCGATCACGCGGTGCGCCGCATCGAAGAGAGTCTCCAATGGTTAAAAGCAAACTCAAGCTCCACGGGTTCAACAACCTGACCAAGTCCTTGAGCTTCAATATTTACGACATCTGCTATGCCGAAACACAGGAAGACCAGCAGGCATATGTGGAGTACATCGACGAACAGTATGACGCGCAGCGGCTAACGCAAATTCTGACTGATGTTGTAGAGATCATTGGTGCAAATATTCTGAGTATTGCGCGGCAGGATTACGAGCCGCAAGGCGCAAGCGTGACCATCCTTATCTCTGAACAACCGGTAACGCCCACCGACAGCCAGATCGAAGAGTCCCCTGGTCCGTTGCCTGAGACCATTCTGGCGCATCTGGACAAGAGTCATATCACCGTTCACACGTATCCAGAGATCCATCCGGTCGAAGGTATTGCCACCTTTCGGGTGGATATCGACGTGTCGACTTGCGGCGTTATCTCACCGCTCAAAGCCCTCAACTATCTGATTCATCGGTTCGATTCGGATATTGTCACCGTTGATTATCGGGTTCGCGGCTTTACTCGTGACGTCGAAGGCAAGAAGCACTTCATCGACCACGAAATAAACTCGATTCAGAACTATCTATCCGAAGACACCCGATCGGCCTATCAGATGACCGATGTGAACGTGTATCAAGAGAACCTCTTCCACACCAAGATGCTGTTGAAAGACTTCGAACTGGAGAGTTATCTATTCGGGGACGCCACTTGCAATCTTTCGCCAGAACAACGTGGAGAGGTGGAGGAACGTCTGCGCCATGAAATGCTGGAGATTTTCTATGCGCGCAATATGCCGAGCTAAGACAACGGTCTTCTGAAAGAAGAAGGGCGCCATGTAGGCGCCCTCTTCGTTAGGATCGGGTCAGATCCGGTAGGTGGTTTTAGTCATCACCTTAGCCATCAGGCTCATGCCGAACTTCACTGGCGCTGGGAAGCGCAAGCCCCCGGCATCCAGAGCGGCGGTCGAGTGCTGCGCTTCGTCCGTGCGCATCTGTTCGAGTATTGCCCGGGACTTCTCGTCGTCTTGTGGAATCTGCTCGAGATGTTCATCCAGATGTTTGCAGACTTGATCCTCGGTGGCCGCGACGAAGCCCAGGCTGATCCGGTCGCTGATCAGGCCAGCGGATGCACCGATGCCGAACGACAATCCGTAAAAAAGCGGATTCAGAACACTGGTGTGACTGCCCAACTGGTGAATACGCTGTTCACACCAGGCCAGGTGGTCGATTTCTTCAGCTGCAGCTCGCTCCATCGCCTCCCGTACTCTCGGCAACCGTGCCGTCAGTGCCTGCCCCTGATATAGGGCCTGCGCGCAGACCTCACCGGTGTGATTGATGCGCATCAGGCCGGCAACGTGACGCGCTTGGCTGTCGCTCAGCTCGGCCTCGTTCTTTAATACGGCGGGAGTCGGTCGCTGAGGTTGGCCGCTGAACGGCAGCAGCGTCCGTAACGCGGCATCGGCCTGCAGCAGCAGACGGTCGGCAGGTGAGTATTGGCGTTGGTTGGGCATGTCGCCTCCAGATGATTCGGAGCAGGCGTGGACAGTGGGTGGTGCGTTTGGATAGCGAGTGTTCAGCCGGGGGGCCAATGCATCTGACGCTGGCCGAGCACATGCATATGTATGTGATGGACCGTCTGACCGCCAAGGTCGTTGCAGTTCATGACAACCCGAAAGCCTTCCTGGCAGCCCTGCTCTTCAGCGAGACGCTGCGCGGTAAAAAGAATATGCCCAGCAAGGATCTTGTCGTCGTCTTCGCTTAGATCATGCAGGGTCGCGATATGTTTTTTCGGAATTACCAAGAAATGTACCGGCGCCTGGGGCGCGATGTCATTGAAGGCGATAACCTGTTCGTCTTCATAGATCTTCTGCGCAGGGATAGCCCCGGCCACGATCTTGCAAAATAGACAATCCACGGCGTTTCTCCAGAATTGATCAGAAAGCAGTGTAACAGGCGATTTTCGGACTGGTCAGCTGGCACGGAGCATAGCGAATGAAGAATGATATCCACGACTTGGCTCTGGTGCTCGAATCAAGGCTGCGATTGGTGCTGATCGAGTCCTGGGACGAGCGTCGGGTGCTCGAAACCCTGAGCGGATTGGCTGTGAACCGGGGTATGACGCTGCATGTTTGGTCCGTGACGGAAGGCTTGCGGCATCTCGCGTTCGGTGGCGAGGCGCTGGATGCCGGCGAAAGCTGTTCAGCTGAGGTTGCATTGAGACGGGTCAAGCACGATCCCCTTGGCAATCTGTATGTGTTCTGCGATCTACATCCGTTTCTCGATGAGCCACGTTCGGTGCGTTTGTTGAAGGAAATCGCGATGGCGCAAGGGCCTTCTGCGCCCACGCTTGTGCTGGTTTCCCATGCCCTCAAGTTACCTCTGGAGGTTCAGCGCTACGCGGCTCGATTCAGTCTCACCCTGCCGTCCGAGGAGGAGCTGCTGAGCATCGTTCGGGATGAAGCGACCGTCTGGAGCAAGCGTAATCGAGGCGCCCGCGTACGTACCGACAATCGCACTCTGCAGCAGGTCGTGAAGAATTTGCGTGGGCTCAGTCATGCCGAAGCTCGCAGCTTGGCGCACAGCCTGATCTGCGACGACGGCGCGATCACACAGGAAGATCTGCCGGAGCTCAATCGCAAGAAATTTGAGTTGTTGGACATGGAAGGCGTGCTCGGCTTCGAATACGAAACAGAGCGTTTCGCTGATGTTGGAGGGCTGCAGAACCTTAAGCGATGGCTGGTGCAACGTCAGGCTGCCTTTGTGGCAGGCAGCGGATCGGATAGGCCGCGCGGGGTGATGCTTGTCGGCGTGCAGGGTGGTGGTAAGAGCATGGCAGCCAAGGCGGTCGCTGGGCTTTGGGGATTGCCACTGCTGCGCCTGGATTTTGCTTGCCTGTACAACAAGTTCTTCGGTGAAACCGAGCGCAATCTGCGTGAGGCGCTAAAACTGGCCGAACAGATGGCGCCTTGCGTGTTATGGATGGACGAGTTGGAGAAGGGGCTCGCGACGGGCGAGATGGATGGCGGCGTCAGTCAGCGAGTCCTAGGCACCCTGCTGACCTGGATGGCTGAGCGTGAAGCGCCGGTGTTTATGGTTGCGACTGCCAATTCGGTGGATCGGCTTCCGCCAGAACTGCTGCGCAAAGGCCGCTTTGACGAGCTGTTCTTCGTCGACCTGCCCGATGCATCAACGCGGGCTCAGATCTTTCGAATTCATCTGGCACGGCGTGAGTTGAAAGCCGATCAGTTCGATCTGGAAGCACTTGCGGTGGCCTGTGATGGTTTCTCCGGTGCGGAGATCGAACAGGTGGTGGTATCGGCCGTCTATGCTGGTCAGGCCCAATCTCGCGAACCGGATCAGGACATGCTTCTGCACTGCGTCCGGGCGACCGCACCGCTTTCGGTGGTGATGGCTGAAAAGCTGGACGAGCTTCGTGGTTGGGCTTCGGGGCGAGCCGTGCTGGCCTGACTGGCGTGCTGCTCCCAATGAGCGCTACAGCTTACTGGTAGGTTGGCAAGACGATGGCGGCCAGGACGCCGATCACAGGCACAAGCAGCCAGAGCGCCGCGAGAATTTTTACCGCCCGGCTATTCGGTGGTTGTGGCGGGCCGAAGCGATTCACACCAGGGTTGCCGGGCATCAGCAATACCACCAGTGGCAAGACGGTGCCAATGATCGGCACCAGATAGAGCAACATAAGCCAGCCGGACCAACCCAGGTCATGCAAACGCTGCACGCCAATCTGAATACTTACGAGCAGGAAGCCGATGCCGAATACGCCGGTAAGAATCACACCGAGCACGACTGAGGCGGCGGACATCATTCCTGCTACTAACATTAGGCCCAGCGCCGCAGCCGTCAGCGCCATTGTCCAGGCCAGATAGCGCAACCGGCCAATTCTGCCTTGTGTTGTAAATACTTTTAGCTCGCCGTACTCCGCAGTCGGGGTGCCCACTTCAGCGCGGGGCGGAGCGTACGGATGCGCAGCGCTGTTACGTTGCGCTGGCGTTTCGCCCAGCTGTGCCTGGCGTGCCAGGTACTTCTGGATAACGATGCCGCAGCTGTGGCATTCGATAGCGGCTGGCTGAGTGTGGCCGCATTTGGGGCAGTCCATCTGCTCACTGGCGATAGGGACCTCGCTCGAAGGTGCCGGCGCATAGTCAGCGATTGTGAGCGTCAGACCTTTTGCTGCTTCGGGTTCCTTGCGTGCCTGGATGCCGGCACGCTGCAGCGCTTGCACGTATCGGTCAGCTTCCGGAGCGTTCAGGTTACGCTTGATATGTACTGAGCCACGACCAAACAGGCGCTCGACTTTGTCGGCGTCGCTTTTAAAGAGTCGGGTCAGGTTGCTCTTGGCCGTATCGAGCGATACGCCCGGTACAAGTTCACCGTCGAAAACGATTCGGAATTGATCAGTGCTCATCCAGCGTCCCTGTTGCCGGTTTTCGCGCAAGCCTAAATGGCGGGTGAACGGCCAACAAGTGTCGCCATTCAGAGTTGCACGAGGCTTGTGGCAATTGAGAGATGCGTCACGGTTGGCGCAGCCAGCGATGCGACAGCTGCGCTGCGTGATCGTGGGCGGCACGGTATTCCCGATCCAGCCGGGCAATCAGTTCTCCACTGGTCGGCAGGTCTCGTATTTCCCCCACGCCCTGGCCCGCCGACCACACGGTTTTCCATGCTTTGGCCTCATCGCTGACAGGCTTGAGCTTTTCTGCATAATTCATTTCGCCTTTGTTTTTCAGGCGCTCCTCGTCGTAGCCGGCTTGCTGCAGGCTTTGACGCAGGAAGCTAGCAGGTACGCCTGAAACCGCTGCGGTGTGAATGATGTCCGCAGCATGTGCCTGCAGAAGCATCTGCTTGTATTCATCCGAAGCCTGGCTTTCGCGGGTGGCAATGAAGCGCGTCCCCATATAGGCCAGGTCCGCGCCGAGGAGCTGCGCCGCGAGTATCTCGTGGCCATGGTTGAGGCAGCCGGAGAGCAGCAGTGTTTTGTCGAAGAACTGGCGAATTTCTGCCACCAAGGCAAAGGGGCTCCAAGTGCCGGCATGCCCGCCTGCGCCTGCTGCCACCGCTATCAGACCATCAACCCCAGCATCAGCAGCTTTCTCAGCATGGCGCCGCGTGGTGACATCATGAAAAACCAGCCCGCCGTAGCTGTGAACGGCGTCCACCACTTCTTTCACGGCGCCGAGACTGGTAATGACAATCGGCACCCGCTGCTCCACGCATATTGAAAGATCAGCCTGGAGCCGAGGATTGCTGTGATGCACGATCAGATTGACCGCATACGGCGCAGGTTTATGGGCACCCGACAGGTGCTGGTCTATCTCCTGTAGCCAATCACGGAAACCGCTGCTTTCTCGCTGATTCAGTGCAGGAAAGCTGCCGACCACACCGCTGGAGCAACATGCTGCTACCAGTGCAGGGTTTGATACCAGGAACATGGGAGCGGCAACCAATGGCAGGCGAAGGCGCTCTTCGAGGAGTGCTGGCAATGACATGGCGGATTCCTTGAGTCGGTTTCAGAATGGTTTGATGACGACCAGAATGACGATAGCCAGTAGCAGCAATACCGGAAACTCATTGAACCAGCGGTAGAACACATGGCTGCGAGTGTTTTCGTCGCGTGCGAATCGTTTTAGCTGAGCGCCACACATATGGTGATAGCCGATCAGCAGGACAACCAGTGCGAGCTTGGCGTGTAGCCACCCTCCGCTGAACAGCGCAGGGTTAAGCGCAATCATGCCTATGCCAAAAGCCAGCGTGGCGACCATCGAGGGAATCATAATGCCGCGATAGAGTTTGCGTTCCATGACCTGGAACCGCTCTCGACTGATCGCGTCCTCGCTCATGGCGTGATAAACGAACAATCTCGGCAGATAGAACAGCCCCGCGAACCAGCAGACGATTGCAACGATGTGCAGGGCTTTCAGCCAGAGATAGAGCATTCGGAAGTTCCTTCGGTTCAGAGTCAGCTCGATAGTAGTGGCTTGAGGGCCCGCGCGTCATCTCGGTGGTTGGCCCTGAGCGCAGGCGCCTTTATCATCAGCGTTCTTTATCGTTCCACTGCGAGAGGCAGCTCATGGTCAAGGTCGGAATCGTTGGCGGCACAGGCTACACCGGGGTCGAGTTGCTGCGTCTGCTAGCCCAGCACCCCCAGGCGGAAGTGGCTGTGATCACCTCCCGCTCCGAAAACGGGGTCAAGGTGACGGATATGTATCCGAATCTCCGAGGCCATTACGACGAGCTGGCCTTCAGTGTGCCCGACACCGCAACGCTAGGCGCCTGCGATGTGGTCTTCTTCGCCACTCCCCATGGCGTGGCCCATGCCCTAGCGGGGGAGCTGTTGGATGCCGGTACTCGGGTTATCGACCTCTCCGCGGACTTCCGCCTGCAAGATGCGGATGAGTGGGCCAAGTGGTATGGCCAGCCACATGTGGCGCCTGACCTGCTGCCCGAAGCGGTTTACGGGCTGCCGGAAGTGAACCGTGAACAGATCAAGGGGGCGCGCCTGATTGCTGTGCCCGGTTGCTATCCCACGGCAACCCAGCTCGGCTACCTACCGTTGCTGGAGCGTGGCCTGGCCGATACGTCTCGGCTAATAGCCGACTGTAAGTCGGGCGTCAGCGGCGCCGGAAGAGCAGCGAAGATCGGCTCGTTGTTCACTGAGGCGGGCGAAAGCATGATGGCCTACGCCGTCAAAGGTCACCGTCATCTGCCAGAGATCGCCCAAGGGCTGCGACGTGCCGCCGGGGGTAATGTGGGGTTGACCTTCGTTCCTCATTTGACGCCGATGATCCGCGGCATTCATGCCACTTTGTACGCGACGGTTGCCGACACCTCGGTGGATCTGCAAGCGCTTTACGAACAACGTTACGCTAGCGAGCCGTTTGTCGATGTGATGCCTGCAGGCAGTCATCCGGAGACGCGCAGTGTTCGCGGTGCCAACGTATGCCGTATCGCAATCCATCGCCCTCAAGATGGAGATCTGGTGGTCGTGCTGTCGGTCATCGATAACCTTGTTAAAGGCGCGTCCGGTCAGGCGCTGCAGAACATGAACATTATCTTCGGGCTGGATGAGCGGCTCGGCCTAGGCAATGCGGCTTTGCTGCCCTGAACTGGCCGTCAGTGAAATCGCTTTAGATCAGAGTCGTATCGGTCCGTGATCGATGAATAGTTGACCAATTTTGTAGGACAAGCCGATAATGCGGCGTCAAGCAGTAACGTGCGTTCACGCGCCAGGAGAACCAAATGAGTGTCGAATCCTTCACGCCCACCGCGATCCAGTTTAGTCAGGGCGCCGCGAGCAAGGTGAAGAGTCTGGTCGATGAAGAGGGCAATCCGCGGCTGAAGCTGCGTGTCTTCGTCACCGGCGGCGGTTGCTCTGGTTTTCAGTATGGTTTTACGTTCGATGAGGAGCTCGCGGAAGACGACACCATCATTGAGCGTGAGGGTGTGAGCTTGGTGGTGGACCCGATGAGCTACCAGTACTTGGCTGGTGCTGAAGTCGACTATCAGGAAGGCTTGGAGGGTTCACGCTTCATCATCAAAAACCCGAACGCTACGACAACCTGCGGTTGCGGCCAGTCATTCTCGATCTAAGTTCTCTTGCAGCAAAGAGACACCGTGCCTTGGCACGGTGTTTTTGTTTCTGAGCCAGGATGGTGGCGGACTGGTAAGACCGTGCGACGCGAACAGCTCATGCAGGGTAGATGGCGCCAAGGATTCGAAGCCCGCGAGCGCCTGTCACGCTTGGACGGTTGGCGGCGATACCCTCTATGCAGCAATGCGCTAACCAGGCGAATGCCATGGCTTCTAGCCAGTCCGGTTCTACTCCGTAGCTCGTGGTGCTCGCCAGCTCGCATGTTGGCAGCAATGCTCGCAGTCTTTGCATCAGAGCCGTGTTGTGTGCACCGCCGCCGCAGACCAGCACATCCTCTGCGTCAGGTTGGGCCGCCATGAGCGATTCGCTGATGCTGCGGGCAGTCAGTTCGAGCAGCGTAGCCTGGACATCTTCAGGAGCGAGGTCGGGGAAAGATGCGAGGTGGGTGTCCAGCCAGGGCAGGTTGAATAGTTCCCGTCCGGTGCTCTTTGGGCCATGAGTAGAGAAGAACTTGTCACTTAACAGTAGCGTCAGCAACTGGTGATTGACATGGCCGCTGGATGCCCAGTTTCCGTCGCGATCATAGGGTTGCCCCTGGTGGCGATGTATCCAAGCGTCGAGCAGCACGTTGCCTGGGCCGCAGTCGAAACCGCGTGTCGGCGTCCCAGACTGTAGCAAGCTGACGTTGCTGAACCCGCCAATATTGAGCACCGCTCTGATCCGTTTTGCGTCGCTGAACATGGTTTCGTGGAAGGCGGGTACCAGCGGTGCGCCCTGGCCACCGGCTGCAATGTCACGCCGACGAAAATCAGTCACAACGCTGATGCCGGTTAGTTCTGCGAGTAGAGAAGGGTGTCCGATCTGGATAGAGAAGCCGCGTTGCGGCTCGTGCCGCACGGTCTGCCCATGGCTGCCGATCGCACGGATGGCTGAGGGGGCGAACTGCGCTTTGTGTAGCAGTTGGTGTACCCCGGCGCTTGCGAGTTCGGCCCAAGCCTGTTCAGCAATGGCTGCCCGAGCTAGTTCGTCAGAAGCGGACGTACACAGATCGAGCAGATCCTGTTTGAGCTGCCCAGGCATAGGCTCGTAATGTGTCTCCAGCAGGGTCGTTCGTTGACCCTGCTCAATCAGAACGAAGTCAAGGCCATCCAGACTGGTACCTGACATGACCCCGATGTAGAACGACATCTACTCGCTCTTCATTGCCAGCATGGTTGCGCGCTCGTCGTCCATGCGCGCCATAAGGGGATTGCTGAGCTGCAGGAAGCGCTGTTTTTCGTTCTTCGCAATGGGGTCTGCCATTGGCAATTTTAGGCCCAGCGGATCGACATGCACGCCATCGACCTGGAATTCATAATGCAGGTGCGGGCCGGTCGACAGGCCGGTCGTACCGATATAGCCGATGATTTGGCCCTGTTTGACCGAGGAACCGTTGCGTACGCCTTTGGCAAATCCCTGCATGTGGGCATAAAGCGTGCGGTAACGATTACCGTGTTGAATGACCACGGTGTTGCCGTACCCTCCTTTACGGCCCGCGAGAAGCACTTTGCCGTCTCCGGCACTCTTGATGGGCGTGCCGCGGGCTGCGGCGTAGTCCACACCTTTGTGCGCGCGGATCTTGTTCAGGATGGGGTGTTTGCGACCGTTGGAGAAGCGTGAGCTGATGCGCGCGAAGTCCACAGGCGTACGAATGAAAGCCTTGCGCATGCTTTGGCCGTCAGCGGTGTAATAGCTGCTATTGCCCTGCTTGTTGGTGTAGCGGACAGCTGTATAGCTCTTGCCGCGATTGGTAAAGCGGGCCGCGAGAATGTTGCCTGTTCCTACCCGGTCGCCGGCAACAGTTTTTTGCTCGTATATCACCTCGAATGAATCGCCTTTACGTATGTCCATGGCGAAATCGATGTCGTATCCGAACACGTTGGCCAGATCCATCGTCAAGTTGTGACTGAGTCCTGCGCGCTTCGCAGCTAGGAACAAGCTGCTCTCTATGCGGCCATAGGCGTAAGCAGTACTCACGTCCGGCTTGAGCTGTTCCTTCTTGAATACGTAGCTGGTGCCAGATCGCTCCAGTTGCACGCTTTCCAGCTTGTTCAACTGGCTGCGTAGCTGGGCTAGGTTGCCCTGGTCATCCAGTTCAAATTCTAGGCGCTGGCCAACCTTCAGGCGAGCAAATTGCTTTGCCTCTTTGCTGCTGGCCAAGACGTCGTGAACTGTTGCTTGAGGAAGACCAACCTTTGCAAATACCGTCGACAGCGTATCCCCGTTCGCCACGACCACTTCTTTCGACAGAGGTGTAGCCGCTTCGGCGTCTTCCTGCTGCAACGACTGAAGGTCAGGTTCGCCAGGGGTTTCGGTCCGAGTGAAGGGGGACTCAACCGAAAGGCTAACAAGAGGTTCTTCGCTTGCGGTCTCAAGTTCTGCGGCGGTATCGAGACGCAGATCGAGAAAGGTTTTCTTGGCTTCGACTTCGCGGGATGGGAATACAAGAAGTGCCAGGCTCAGAAGCGCAGCTATACCGCTTGCAGCCAGGAGATGGCTCTTCGGGTAGAGGGGGGCTTTCGATTTTGAATAGGTCATTAGAAAGTCTGGAATGTCTGGCGATATTTTGTACAGAGAAAATATTTGCCTAAAGTATAAGCAAAGTGCTGTCGAGGCAACCCTTGAATCTACCGGCCGCGGGCTGGTTCGCGTTCGACGACGTTGAATTTTCCGGGGGTTCTTGTAAGGTTTACCGCCTTATTTCCTGGCGTGGGGCCTCCAATGAAGTCGGTTCAAGAGCAGTTGTCGGTGATCAAGCGGGGCGCTGACGAAGTGCTCGTCGAGGCAGAACTGGTTAACAAGCTGGAGCGCGGCCTGCCGCTTCGAATCAAGGCCGGCTTCGATCCAACTGCGCCGGATCTGCATCTCGGCCATACCGTGCTTATAAATAAGCTGCGCCAGTTTCAGGATCTCGGGCACCAGGTGGTCTTCCTTATAGGGGATTTCACCGGGATGATCGGCGACCCAAGCGGCAAGAGCGCAACGCGTCCTCCTCTGACGCGTGATCAGGTGCTGGAGAACGCAGAAACCTATAAAAGTCAGGTGTTCAAAATTCTTGATCCTGCCAAGACCGAGGTGGCCTTCAATTCCTCTTGGATGGATGGTTTGACGCCGTCCGACTTTATTCGTTTGGCATCGCAGTACACCGTGGCTCGTATGTTGGAAAGAGACGATTTCAGTAAGCGCTACTCGACCAACCAACCTATTGCTATCCACGAGTTTCTCTATCCATTGGTCCAGGGTTACGACTCCGTTGCGTTACGGGCGGATGTCGAGTTGGGTGGGACAGATCAGAAGTTCAATCTGTTAATGGGGCGCGAGCTCCAGCGCTCTTATGGGCAGGAGTCTCAATGCATCGTCACCATGCCGCTTCTAGAGGGTTTGGATGGCGTGAAGAAAATGTCGAAATCGTTGGGTAACTATGTGGGGATCCAGGAAGCGCCGGGCGTCATGTATAGCAAGTTGGTGTCGATTCCGGATGCGCTGATGTGGCGGTATTTCGAGTTGTTGAGCTTCCGAGACCTGGCGGAAATCGACGAGTATCGGGCCGATGTGTCGCGCGGCGCGAATCCTCGCGACATCAAGATCAAGCTTGCGGAAGAGATTGTTGCTCGCTTTCATGGCGACGAGGCCGCTGCGACAGCTCATCGCTCTGCTGGCAACAGAATGAAAGAGGGTGAGTTGCCGGAAGATATTCCTGAGATCAGTCTGTGTTCTACAGAAGATATGCCAATCGCCTCGGTCTTGAACCGGGCAGGCCTAGTCAAGAATGCGGCCGTGGCTCGTGATCTGTTGGCTTCGGGTGGGGTGCGGGTTGATGGGCAGGTTGTTGATCGGTCGTTTCTCTTCTGCGTTGGCTCAGTGCACGTCTGCCAGGCAGGGAAAAAAGCTTTCGGCCGTGTTTCGCTTAAGCCGGAAGAAAACAACGGTTGACGTGAGTTTCTGGGTGCCTATAATGCGCACCTTCTCCGGCGCAGGTCTTTAGCGAAACCTCTTGTAAATCAAGAAGTTAGCGAAAATAAAGGGTTGCACGGATGGCGAATTCGAGTAGAATGCGCCGGGCTGGCAGGGTGGTGGTTGAGTCCTGTTGGTGGCTTCGGTCAGGTTGATCGGAAGCGGTTGAAGGAGGTGGTTGACAGCGGTTTTATACGCTGTATGATTCGCCTCCCGCTGACGAGAGACGCTAGGTTGATCGGAAGCGCAAGCGGTTGAGAAGAAAGAAAAACTTCTTCAAAAACAGCTTGACGGGACACAAGGCTGCTGTAGAATGCGCGGCCTCGGTTGAGACGAAAGACTTGATCGAAACGCTCTTTAACAACTGAATCAAGCAATTCGTGTGGGTGCTTGTGAGGTAAGACTGGTAGTCAGCAAGATTATCAGCATCACAAATG encodes:
- a CDS encoding peptidase M23, which gives rise to MTYSKSKAPLYPKSHLLAASGIAALLSLALLVFPSREVEAKKTFLDLRLDTAAELETASEEPLVSLSVESPFTRTETPGEPDLQSLQQEDAEAATPLSKEVVVANGDTLSTVFAKVGLPQATVHDVLASSKEAKQFARLKVGQRLEFELDDQGNLAQLRSQLNKLESVQLERSGTSYVFKKEQLKPDVSTAYAYGRIESSLFLAAKRAGLSHNLTMDLANVFGYDIDFAMDIRKGDSFEVIYEQKTVAGDRVGTGNILAARFTNRGKSYTAVRYTNKQGNSSYYTADGQSMRKAFIRTPVDFARISSRFSNGRKHPILNKIRAHKGVDYAAARGTPIKSAGDGKVLLAGRKGGYGNTVVIQHGNRYRTLYAHMQGFAKGVRNGSSVKQGQIIGYIGTTGLSTGPHLHYEFQVDGVHVDPLGLKLPMADPIAKNEKQRFLQLSNPLMARMDDERATMLAMKSE
- a CDS encoding tyrosine--tRNA ligase; amino-acid sequence: MKSVQEQLSVIKRGADEVLVEAELVNKLERGLPLRIKAGFDPTAPDLHLGHTVLINKLRQFQDLGHQVVFLIGDFTGMIGDPSGKSATRPPLTRDQVLENAETYKSQVFKILDPAKTEVAFNSSWMDGLTPSDFIRLASQYTVARMLERDDFSKRYSTNQPIAIHEFLYPLVQGYDSVALRADVELGGTDQKFNLLMGRELQRSYGQESQCIVTMPLLEGLDGVKKMSKSLGNYVGIQEAPGVMYSKLVSIPDALMWRYFELLSFRDLAEIDEYRADVSRGANPRDIKIKLAEEIVARFHGDEAAATAHRSAGNRMKEGELPEDIPEISLCSTEDMPIASVLNRAGLVKNAAVARDLLASGGVRVDGQVVDRSFLFCVGSVHVCQAGKKAFGRVSLKPEENNG
- a CDS encoding anhydro-N-acetylmuramic acid kinase; translation: MSFYIGVMSGTSLDGLDFVLIEQGQRTTLLETHYEPMPGQLKQDLLDLCTSASDELARAAIAEQAWAELASAGVHQLLHKAQFAPSAIRAIGSHGQTVRHEPQRGFSIQIGHPSLLAELTGISVVTDFRRRDIAAGGQGAPLVPAFHETMFSDAKRIRAVLNIGGFSNVSLLQSGTPTRGFDCGPGNVLLDAWIHRHQGQPYDRDGNWASSGHVNHQLLTLLLSDKFFSTHGPKSTGRELFNLPWLDTHLASFPDLAPEDVQATLLELTARSISESLMAAQPDAEDVLVCGGGAHNTALMQRLRALLPTCELASTTSYGVEPDWLEAMAFAWLAHCCIEGIAANRPSVTGARGLRILGAIYPA